The DNA segment CTCTGACACGAGATATTATAGGTGCTGCCATCGACGTCCACAAAGAACTCGGTCCAGGACTACTCGAAACGGTATACGAAGAATGTCTCGCATATGAGCTTCATCGTCGCAAAATTCCATTTCAACGACAAGTACGCTGTCCTATCCATTATAAAAACCATGCCTTGGAGTCGGGGCTTCGCATCGATCTCATTATAGAAGATGAGGTTATCGTCGAACTAAAGGCCGTGGAAACAATAAAACCAATCCACGAAGCACAACTTTTGACATATCTGAAGCTTGCAAAGAAAAAAGTGGGTCTTCTCATAAATTTCAATGAAACCCTTATTAAAAACGGCATCAAAAGGATGGTTCTATGATGCATTGAACCACAAAGAGCTAACCACAAAGAAAGAATAATAGGAATTTTCTACCACAGAGGACACAGAGAGGAATAAGGCGGTCCAGTTCACCAACATAGGTAATACTTTAGTTTACCAATTACAGTTCACAGTTTATACCCCCCGGCCATGTTCTATTACTCTCTGTGTTCTTTGTGTCCTCTGTGGTTGAAAGTCTTATTTCATATGTGGCGAAAAAAAATATGATGATCATGATGATTAAGAAACTTCTTGTTGCAATGCTTCTTATGCCGCTGATGCTTTTTGGTGGTGATGTTGTCGATGACGACAAGCCTATACGCGTATATGTCGATATGAT comes from the Waddliaceae bacterium genome and includes:
- a CDS encoding GxxExxY protein, which produces MTSTLYSEETLTRDIIGAAIDVHKELGPGLLETVYEECLAYELHRRKIPFQRQVRCPIHYKNHALESGLRIDLIIEDEVIVELKAVETIKPIHEAQLLTYLKLAKKKVGLLINFNETLIKNGIKRMVL